From the genome of Aspergillus chevalieri M1 DNA, chromosome 8, nearly complete sequence, one region includes:
- a CDS encoding putative DUF21 and CBS domain protein (Mam3) (COG:P;~EggNog:ENOG410PH9S;~InterPro:IPR002550,IPR000644;~PFAM:PF01595;~SECRETED:SignalP(1-35);~TransMembrane:4 (n15-30c35/36o62-86i122-142o148-167i179-199o)): MATPAGYRYMASRPIILGLARVFFLALCQLPLLSAAPTGHSPSRPFISISEEPSKPANDPSLWLYLGIAAALVLSGGAFAGLTIALMGQDEVYLQVIQTSGEGSERKNAASVLNLLKKGKHWVLVTLLLSNVITNETLPIVLDRSLGGGWPAVLGSTVLIVIFGEVVPQSICVRYGLPIGAWMAPAVLALMYIMSPIAWPVAKLLDKLLGEDHGTIYKKAGLKTLVTLHKTLGEAGEQLNSDEVTIISAVLDLKEKSVGSIMTPMDDVFTMSFDTVLDEQTMDIILSQGYSRIPIHAPDNPLNFVGMLLVKMLITYDPEDGKRVRDFALATLPETRPETSCLDIVNFFQEGKSHMVLVSEYPSEDRGALGVVTLEDVIEELIGEEIIDESDVFVDVHKAIRRMTPAPKSRVPKGRIVEEPPTFNTVPQGELVDVGSETQSPSKKDVSNLRRRSLEAPQPRFQLRRQSTGRDSDWKGGLVTQRGATDEIREHLKHLGPSNLASRPRQTRYQNVKIKRGGMSPSRSGQIEFDSSQSNSEAASTQHATVGLAGGIGAGLLQSAGMDASDGVHAVKLGYGTIGPAVDRSKDTPTPPKLKDNPQLSVPEPVREEQDDHSRPPPSRQGSAHASIRSGSSQSAKALKPGNYVHPGPARSGSITEQVIDVNGIRKVVLHTTSSSEGDEGQTSPPNTGKAEPPIQQSAKADDKGSNTGTSSNAAKKKRRRKKRAGQNKSSDAGANEQQPLLS, encoded by the exons ATGGCTACACCTGCTGGGTATCGTTATATGGCCTCCAGGCCTATTATTCTCGGTCTGGCTCGCGTGTTTTTCCTTGCGTTATGCCAATTGCCTCTCCTTTCTGCCGCTCCGACCGGCCACTCCCCGTCTCGCCCGTTTATCAGCATCTCCGAAGAGCCCTCTAAACCCGCCAATGATCCCAGTCTATGGCTTTATCTAGGAATTGCCGCTGCTCTTGTCTTGAGCGGAGGCGCTTTTGCCGGTTTGACAATTGCTTTGATGGGCCAG GATGAAGTCTATCTCCAAGTCATTCAAACCTCGGGCGAAGGTTCTGAGCGAAAAAATGCGGCCAGCGTGCTCAATCTCCTGAAAAAGGGAAAGCACTGGGTTCTAGTTACCCTACTTCTCAGCAATGTGATCACTAACGAAACTTTACCTATTGTCCTGGACCGATCGCTAGGAGGTGGTTGGCCGGCGGTTCTGGGTAGTACTGTCTTGATTG TCATCTTCGGCGAGGTTGTTCCTCAGTCGATATGCGTTCGCTACGGTCTTCCCATCGGAGCTTGGATGGCGCCTGCTGTCTTGGCTCTAATGTATATTATGTCACCCATCGCGTGGCCTGTTGCCAAGCTGCTCGACAAGTTGCTGGGCGAAGACCATGGCACGATTTACAAAAAGGCCGGGCTGAAAACGTTGGTCACGCTGCACAAGACCTTGGGTGAAGCCGGGGAACAGCTTAACTCCGATGAGGTCACCATCATCAGTGCGGTTTTGGATCTAAAGGAGAAATCCGTCGGCAGCATCATGACCCCAATGGACGATGTTTTCACAATGTCTTTCGACACCGTCCTCGATGAGCAGACGATGGATATCATCCTTTCCCAGGGTTATTCCCGCATTCCCATTCACGCCCCAGATAACCCGCTGAACTTTGTCGGCATGCTGCTGGTGAAGATGCTCATTACCTACGACCCTGAGGATGGTAAAAGAGTACGGGATTTTGCCTTGGCCACGCTCCCGGAGACCCGTCCCGAAACTAGCTGCTTGGATATCGTGAACTTTTTTCAAGAGGGCAAGTCACATATGGTCCTTGTCTCCGAATATCCCAGTGAGGATCGTGGAGCGTTGGGTGTCGTGACGCTGGAAGATGTGATCGAGGAGTTGATTGGAGAGGAAATTATCGATGAGTCTGATGTCTTTGTTGACGTCCACAAGGCGATCCGACGCATGACGCCGGCCCCCAAGTCCCGTGTCCCCAAGGGAAGAATCGTCGAAGAACCCCCGACCTTCAATACAGTGCCTCAGGGCGAATTAGTCGACGTTGGTAGTGAAACCCAATCACCTTCAAAGAAGGATGTTTCcaacctccgccgccgctcTCTCGAAGCTCCTCAGCCCCGTTTCCAACTGCGCAGGCAAAGTACGGGCAGGGACTCGGACTGGAAAGGTGGCTTGGTCACACAACGTGGTGCGACAGACGAAATTCGCGAACATCTCAAACACTTGGGACCATCGAATCTGGCCAGTCGGCCGCGACAAACTCGGTACCAAAACGTGAAGATCAAACGTGGTGGCATGTCTCCCTCCCGCTCGGGACAAATAGAATTCGACTCGAGCCAGAGCAACTCTGAAGCTGCTTCAACCCAGCATGCCACAGTGGGCTTGGCTGGAGGAATTGGTGCGGGACTCTTGCAGTCTGCCGGCATGGATGCCAGTGATGGTGTTCATGCTGTCAAACTGGGCTATGGCACCATCGGACCCGCGGTTGATAGATCCAAAGACACACCCACCCCTCCAAAACTGAAAGACAACCCACAATTATCCGTTCCAGAGCCCGTTCGCGAAGAGCAGGATGACCATTCCCGACCACCACCATCTAGGCAGGGAAGCGCCCATGCTAGCATCCGCTCAGGAAGTTCGCAGTCTGCTAAAGCTCTGAAACCTGGTAATTACGTGCACCCCGGTCCCGCTCGCAGTGGCAGCATCACAGAGCAAGTGATCGACGTCAACGGTATCCGCAAAGTTGTCCTCCACACGACCAGCTCATCAGAAGGCGATGAAGGACAAACCAGCCCGCCCAACACCGGCAAAGCAGAACCTCCTATCCAACAGAGCGCCAAGGCTGACGACAAGGGCTCTAACACTGGCACGAGTAGTAATgcagcgaagaagaagcgtcGCCGAAAGAAGCGTGCTGGTCAAAACAAGTCTTCTGATGCTGGTGCAAATGAACAGCAGCCTCTTCTGTCTTGA
- a CDS encoding acyl-CoA thioesterase (COG:I;~EggNog:ENOG410PM3A;~InterPro:IPR003703,IPR029069,IPR042171;~PFAM:PF02551,PF13622;~go_function: GO:0047617 - acyl-CoA hydrolase activity [Evidence IEA];~go_process: GO:0006637 - acyl-CoA metabolic process [Evidence IEA]), with protein MSSPIEKTVELTSVSKEKLDVFTTTRSPWTFTGARGVYGGTTAAQCLVAAQHTVSSERLVVYGMHISFLYSGNPNVSIEYHVERMRDSKNFATRIVRATQGERVIATATVSFASAVGATGRSGGDASYEHAKKMPADLSPPEHAELETYKVDGPLEIRKGKILNKYSENPADTMIRYWMRAKGPIQENRMQSHLAALAFLTDAYLLGVVMEVQDDVKYEDLGVVASLNHTVHFHEPNAVRADQWMSSERESPWAGKDQGLAVHRIWSSDGVLLATSAQEGLVRPRVRL; from the exons ATGAGCTCACCAATCGAGAAAACCGTCGAATTGACATCCGTTTCTAAAGAAAAACTG GATGTCTTCACCACTACCCGTTCCCCATGGACGTTTACCGGCGCTCGAGGAGTATATGGGGGTACGACGGCTGCACAGTGCCTGGTAGCTGCCCAGCACACGGTCTCTAGCGAGCGTTTAGTCGTCTACGGCATGCATATTAGTTTCCTCTATTCTGGCAATCCAAATGTCTCGATCGAGTATCATGTTGAGCGGATGCGCGACAGCAAGAATTTCGCGACTCGCATTGTTCGAGCAACCCAGGGAGAAAGGGTTATTGCTACCGCCACAGTAAGCTTTGCATCCGCAGTTGGAGCAACGGGAAGGTCAGGCGGCGATGCTTCGTATGAACATGCGAAGAAGATGCCGGCCGATTTGAGTCCGCCGGAACACGCCGAACTGGAGACATATAAAGTAGATGGACCTCTTGAGATCCGAAAGGGAAAGATTCTGAACA AATACTCTGAGAACCCTGCCGACACGATGATCCGCTACTGGATGCGCGCCAAAGGACCCATACAAGAGAATAGAATGCAATCTCATCTTGCAGCTCTGGCTTTCTTAACTGACGCATACTTACTCGGTGTAGTTATGGAGGTCCAAGATGATGTGAAGTACGAGGATTTAGGAGTGGTTGCGAGTCTGAATCACACAGTACACTTCCATGAGCCCAATGCTGTGCGCGCAGATCAGTGGATGTCGTCTGAACGGGAAAGTCCTTGGGCAGGGAAAGATCAAGGGTTGGCTGTTCATAGAATTTGGTCGAGTGACGGTGTTTTGCTTGCTACTAGTGCTCAGGAG GGGCTGGTTCGACCGAGAGTGAGGTTGTAA
- a CDS encoding uncharacterized protein (COG:S;~EggNog:ENOG410Q22Z;~TransMembrane:2 (o27-50i236-257o)) encodes MTTSFEQLFLWGEIEQDPPFPEFLMNIVAYADLTAGSAILLATLILLTLVMTAWETISFLICAGSRKLVISPIKTALSLLGCYIWETFRLLLFHDDGLAKLRQRFTSWMVDSRPYHLAPSFVDWYFPLNRPIAASFRLFVTWVCGLTMYTNVLVPAARCLHGVFDGWNADIHSFYRPGAISRYYLEDRLSWHALYDGYYCLGERKGLNLHEDLLVSNWQLLSRLLNDDGEIDHYHAIMVVASVISLVILAAVTYTIVPETTAFRRAKSVLLRQDSQTDGPRPLTQAESDLWDMINGYEGDLAKRKAQLAKKNKLLVSTTAELHAMTQQKEEGWILLGKLTAHRNEAVEAHQRELSNNHHLRQQLLNIGGQLKVAEGCLQGNRQELAKERQQLAAERKRLAEERQQLASTRQNLSKQQRPADDYDYLVEERQRLDSARDQLAAERAQVSEERKQLTIERQQLVHEQQQLIKKRQKPASPRQKSSDQQHLVKERQVLDDMRERLDAQCKKLTEDRQQLADEHQRLIDEHQKSAIQHQELLDRQQHLSINNQELAIRCNELAIALGTARQEWDAAMLQLAAATDQVTDQQDQQLAIRCNELLASLEIVRQERDAAMNEMINQQKEIDSVNLSADIARVEAEIAYAQSEENEARLQQSISDLKSACDLAVEQERSATEEARKIACGLEMELNHCHKKINTALRGAQRHHEQWVASQKTIEILERRLAKYKMLDAGSTQEVPKRKIGNPVSMSAALAEKDVIVANQLAQINDLMRQLEQAKQGAPRPAVPDGKIQQNFNKLRAALDKERRERIEDNVRWSSKTRELEDANQKLRIFVSNAKSKSPRRPNDRRPPTVP; translated from the coding sequence ATGACCACCTCCTTTGAGCAACTCTTTCTCTGGGGGGAAATCGAACAAGATCCTCCTTTCCCGGAATTTCTGATGAACATCGTTGCCTACGCCGACCTGACAGCTGGCTCTGCCATCCTTCTCGCGACTCTGATACTCCTCACTCTGGTGATGACGGCTTGGGAAACTATCTCTTTTCTCATCTGTGCGGGCTCGAGGAAATTAGTCATATCTCCCATAAAGACCGCGCTTTCTCTGCTGGGCTGCTACATATGGGAGACCTTTCGCCTTTTGTTGTTTCATGATGACGGCCTGGCAAAGCTCAGACAACGTTTCACCAGCTGGATGGTCGACAGCAGACCATACCACCTCGCACCTTCGTTTGTCGATTGGTACTTTCCCCTCAACCGCCCCATCGCAGCATCTTTTCGTCTATTTGTGACCTGGGTTTGTGGGTTGACGATGTATACAAACGTGCTGGTTCCAGCCGCTCGCTGTCTCCATGGAGTATTTGACGGCTGGAACGCCGATATACATTCGTTCTACCGCCCAGGGGCAATCTCTCGGTACTACCTCGAGGATCGACTTTCCTGGCATGCCCTGTACGATGGCTACTACTGTCTTGGAGAAAGGAAGGGCCTCAACCTACACGAAGACCTCCTTGTGAGCAACTGGCAGTTACTGAGCCGTCTGCTCAACGACGACGGCGAGATTGACCATTACCACGCCATCATGGTCGTGGCGTCCGTGATCTCGCTTGTCATCCTGGCCGCGGTTACATACACCATCGTCCCCGAAACAACTGCTTTCAGGCGCGCCAAGTCGGTCCTCTTGCGGCAGGATTCGCAAACTGATGGACCCCGGCCGCTCACCCAGGCGGAAAGTGACCTCTGGGACATGATCAATGGCTACGAAGGTGACCTGGCCAAAAGGAAGGCTCAGCTcgcgaagaagaacaagcttCTGGTTTCGACAACCGCAGAACTTCATGCCATGACGCAACAGAAAGAGGAGGGCTGGATCCTCCTAGGAAAATTGACCGCCCATCGCAACGAAGCCGTGGAAGCTCACCAACGCGAGCTATCTAACAACCATCATCTGCGTCAGCAACTTCTCAATATTGGTGGCCAGCTCAAGGTCGCTGAGGGATGCCTACAGGGTAACCGCCAGGAACTTGCTAAAGAACGCCAGCAACTCGCCGCGGAACGGAAGCGACTGGCCGAGGAACGTCAACAGCTTGCGTCCACGCGTCAAAACCTCTCAAAACAGCAGCGGCCTGCCGACGATTACGACTATCTTGTCGAAGAGCGTCAGCGTCTTGATAGCGCGCGCGATCAACTCGCTGCTGAGCGCGCACAAGTCTCTGAAGAACGCAAGCAACTCACCATAGAGCGCCAGCAGCTTGTCCAtgaacagcagcaactgaTCAAGAAACGTCAGAAGCCCGCATCTCCACGCCAGAAGTCCTCGGACCAACAACATCTTGTCAAGGAACGTCAGGTTCTCGATGACATGCGCGAGCGACTGGATGCTCAGTGCAAGAAACTCACGGAAGACCGTCAGCAACTTGCCGACGAGCATCAACGACTGATCGACGAACACCAAAAATCCGCCATCCAACACCAAGAGCTTCTCGACCGCCAACAGCATCTCTCGATTAACAACCAAGAACTTGCCATCCGCTGCAACGAACTGGCTATCGCCTTGGGAACAGCCCGCCAAGAGTGGGACGCCGCCATGCTGCAGTTGGCCGCCGCAACAGACCAAGTGACGGACCAACAGGACCAACAACTTGCCATCCGTTGTAATGAGCTGCTCGCCTCCTTGGAGATAGTCCGCCAGGAACGAGATGCTGCAATGAATGAGATGATAAACCAGCAGAAAGAGATCGATTCGGTCAACCTGTCCGCAGATATCGCGCGCGTGGAAGCCGAGATAGCCTACGCTCAGTCGGAAGAGAACGAAGCTCGTCTCCAGCAGTCTATTTCTGACCTCAAGAGTGCCTGTGACTTGGCTGTCGAACAAGAACGCTCTGCCACCGAGGAAGCTCGTAAAATAGCTTGCGGTCTCGAAATGGAACTCAACCACTGTCACAAAAAGATCAATACTGCCCTGAGAGGCGCCCAGAGGCACCATGAGCAGTGGGTCGCGTCTCAGAAAACAATCGAGATTCTGGAACGCCGCTTGGCTAAGTACAAGATGTTAGATGCCGGCAGCACGCAGGAAGTTCCCAAACGCAAAATCGGTAATCCGGTTTCGATGTCCGCCGCCTTGGCTGAGAAGGACGTAATCGTCGCAAACCAGCTTGCTCAGATCAACGACCTCATGCGCCAACTCGAACAAGCCAAGCAGGGTGCGCCTCGTCCTGCCGTGCCTGACGGAAAGATTCAGCAGAACTTCAACAAGCTTCGCGCAGCACTGGACAAGGAGCGGAGGGAGAGAATTGAGGACAATGTCCGATGGAGCTCGAAGACCCGCGAGCTGGAGGACGCCAACCAGAAACTCCGTATATTTGTATCGAACGCGAAATCCAAGTCTCCCCGTCGTCCAAATGATCGACGCCCGCCTACTGTTCCGTGA
- a CDS encoding uncharacterized protein (COG:E;~EggNog:ENOG410PVBX;~InterPro:IPR004839,IPR004838,IPR000796,IPR015424, IPR015421,IPR015422;~PFAM:PF00155;~go_function: GO:0003824 - catalytic activity [Evidence IEA];~go_function: GO:0008483 - transaminase activity [Evidence IEA];~go_function: GO:0030170 - pyridoxal phosphate binding [Evidence IEA];~go_process: GO:0006520 - cellular amino acid metabolic process [Evidence IEA];~go_process: GO:0009058 - biosynthetic process [Evidence IEA]), which yields MSRFQNIIDLPPDAAFSLVEAYAHDPFQQKVDLCPGFYRDENAQPWILPSVARAKELLHDDSTINHEHLPLSGHPELVSGARRLVFGTENVDVFDRIASIQTIGGTGANHLGALFLSKTLQPANVWIPNPSWIAHPQIWEQLDGSTSVHFYPYFDKKDHSLNFNGMIHTLQNEASENDVVVLHGCAHNPTGIDLAEAQWKEVGAICAEKRLFPLIDLAYQGFATGDLENDAWPIRMLFKGGNVEFAVAQSFSKNFGLYGERVGVLHLVTLSGEAKTKVIPQLERLQRSEITTAPSYGARIISSVLEDEDIRRQWQQDLLHMSGRMQAMRERLYKLLAELKTPGSWEHLLSEKGMFSLTSLSRQQVSILREKYHVYMLPSGRISVTGLTEFNVEYVAQSFDSVIKKTASL from the exons ATGTCGCGATTCCAAAATATTATCGACCTCCCACCGGACGCTGCCTTCTCTTTGGTAGAAGCATACGCACACGATCCATTTCAGCAGAAAGTCGACTTGTGTCCTGGGTTTTACCGAGACGAGAACGCGCAGCCATGGATACTTCCCTCAGTTGCCCGA GCAAAGGAGCTTCTGCACGACGACTCAACCATCAACCATGAGCATCTGCCTCTTTCCGGGCATCCTGAACTCGTGTCAGGTGCAAGACGACTAGTATTCGGTACTGAGAATGTTGATGTGTTCGACCGGATCGCCTCCATCCAGACTATAGGAGGGACCGGAGCAAACCACTTGGGAGCGCTGTTCTTGTCCAAGACCCTTCAACCTGCGAACGTCTGGATCCCTAATCCGAGCTGGATCGCGCATCCCCAGATCTGGGAGCAGCTAGATGGAAGCACAAGTGTCCACTTCTATCCATACTTTGACAAGAAAGACCATTCGTTGAATTTCAACGGGATGATTCATACTCTGCAGAACGAGGCATCTGAGAATGATGTAGTGGTGCTGCACGGTTGCGCTCATAATCCGACAGGCATTGACCTAGCTGAGGCGCAGTGGAAGGAAGTTGGCGCTATCTGTGCGGAAAAGCGTCTTTTCCCGCTGATAGACCTTGCCTA TCAAGGATTTGCCACAGGAGACCTTGAAAATGATGCATGGCCTATAAGAATGCTGTTTAAGGGCGGGAATGTCGAATTCGCCGTGGCACAGTCATTCTCGAAGAACTTCGGCCTATATGGAGAACGCGTCGGGGTGCTCCACCTTGTTACGCTCTCTGGTGAAGCGAAGACAAAAGTGATCCCACAGTTAGAGCGACTGCAGAGATCGGAGATAACAACTGCTCCGTCGTACGGCGCTAGAATTATATCCAGTGTTCTGGAAGATGAGGACATTCGTCGACAATGGCAGCAAGACTTGCTTCATATGAGTGGCAGAATGCAAGCCATGAGAGAGCGTTTGTACAAGCTTTTGGCAGAGCTCAAAACACCTGGGTCCTGGGAACATCTATTGTCTGAG AAAGGAATGTTCTCCCTCACTAGTCTGTCTCGACAACAGGTCAGTATACTGAGGGAAAAGTATCACGTGTACATGCTCCCCTCTGGGAGGATCTCAGTCACTGGAT TGACGGAGTTCAATGTGGAATATGTCGCACAGTCTTTTGACAGTGTGATAAAGAAAACTGCCTCCCTCTGA
- a CDS encoding uncharacterized protein (COG:S;~EggNog:ENOG410PYDA) has translation MSRSSSSSSQSKASSAFSGTTQGKIVELVGDTCWFCESIPVEACHVIAQKDPALSTIIDQKLLLTSLRDVDNGIGLCPTCHNNFDTAPDPRLVIVPTDLDFFINFEEKDYRERTLAANGGFSVPRQCPTKDQYKDHQIANGEILEGSGLYAPYILMRFYATGFKPNLSPRPWHGQPVHMIRRALIALGSLNYRNLPDGVSDKLRTLLELYTRPPPPMQERDVAAGQEKPGKLFRSNDDLDTSTAKRELSGPQTFLSGLKLERRGRESQGHTDHSMSAFTLGPECTALDAISMVMSRRQQIL, from the exons ATGTCAcgctcttcatcttcgtcatctcAGTCCAAGGCTTCGTCTGCTTTCTCGGGGACGACCCAAGGAAAGATCGTTGAATTGGTTGGGGATACATGTTGGTTCTGTGAAAGCATTCCAGTCGAGGCGTGCCATGTCATTGCTCAGAAAGATCCAGCT CTATCAACAATCATAGACCAAAAGCTGTTGTTGACATCACTGAGAGACGTTGACAATGGTATTGGTCTATGCCCAACATGCCATAACAATTTTGATACCGCCCCAGACCCTCGACTCGTCATCGTCCCCACCGATTTGGATTTCTTCATCAACTTCGAAGAAAAAGACTACCGAGAGCGAACACTAGCAGCAAATGGAGGCTTTTCCGTTCCCCGCCAATGCCCTACAAAAGACCAATATAAAGACCACCAAATAGCAAACGGAGAAATACTAGAAGGAAGCGGCTTATACGCACCATACATACTGATGAGGTTCTACGCAACCGGATTCAAGCCAAACCTGTCCCCGAGACCATGGCACGGCCAACCGGTGCACATGATCCGGCGCGCGCTTATTGCGCTTGGATCCCTGAATTACCGCAACTTGCCGGACGGCGTGTCAGACAAGCTTCGCACGTTGTTGGAACTTTATACGcgaccgccgccgccaaTGCAGGAACGCGATGTGGCTGCAGGACAAGAGAAACCGGGGAAGTTGTTCCGCTCTAATGATGACTTGGACACGTCCACCGCGAAGAGGGAACTGAGTGGGCCGCAAACGTTTTTAAGTGGTCTTAAATTGGAACGGAGAGGGCGTGAGTCGCAGGGCCATACTGATCATAGTATGTCGGCCTTCACACTTGGGCCTGAATGTACGGCTCTAGATGCTATTAGCATGGTCATGTCACGTCGCCAACAAATCCTATGA
- a CDS encoding D-mandelate dehydrogenase-like dehydrogenase (COG:C;~EggNog:ENOG410PFMM;~InterPro:IPR006140,IPR036291,IPR006139,IPR029753, IPR029752;~PFAM:PF03446,PF00389,PF02826;~go_function: GO:0016616 - oxidoreductase activity, acting on the CH-OH group of donors, NAD or NADP as acceptor [Evidence IEA];~go_function: GO:0051287 - NAD binding [Evidence IEA];~go_process: GO:0055114 - oxidation-reduction process [Evidence IEA]): MSASSIPGLLLIGSLQHTQEECERLRTKYDVLQFTGNRNEFLQYCEQGKFDHVVGLYRTNATKETGPFDEELVLSLPASLKYIGLNGAGYDGMDISTCTERNIRISNTPNIVANATADVAMFLLLGALRHAMIPLQALRDGRWKEGAPLGHDLYGKTLGILGMGGIGQALAHRARAFGLKIIYHNRSRLPQQKEASATYVTFDELLQSSDILSLNLPATADTRHTISQSQFEVMKDGVVVINTARGSLIDEAALVDALNNGKVLSAGLDVYEDEPRVHPGLIGNNRVMLLPHIGTTTVETKREMELLALRNLEYALDNGELLTPIREQF; encoded by the exons ATGTCTGCATCGTCGATCCCAGGTCTTCTTCTAATCGGAAGTCTCCAACACACTCAGGAGGAGTGTGAGCGCCTCCGCACCAAGTATGATGTACTTCAATTCACAGGGAACAGGAATGAGTTCCTCCAGTATTGCGAGCAAGGTAAATTCGACCATGTTGTTGGTCTCTACCGCACCAATGCCACAAAAGAGACCGGACCCTTCGACGAAGAACTAGTCCTTTCACTACCAGCTTCACTCAAGTATATTGGTCTCAATGGCGCTGGATATGACGGTATGGATATATCAACTTGTACGGAGAGAAACATCCGTATCTCGAACACGCCGAACATCGTTGCAAATGCCACAGCGGACGTGGCGATGTTCTTACTTCTGGGTGCTTTGCGCCATGCGATGATCCCTTTGCAAGCACTAAGGGATGGAAGGTGGAAAGAGGGAGCGCCTCTTGGACATGATCTTTATGGCAAGACTCTTGGCATACTGGGAATGGGAGGCATTGGTCAG GCTCTCGCTCATCGAGCTCGCGCGTTTGGATTGAAAATTATTTATCATAATCGCTCAAGACTACCCCAACAAAAAGAGG CATCTGCAACGTATGTTACTTTCGACGAGTTGCTCCAGTCATCTGACATCCTGAGTCTCAACCTCCCGGCTACCGCAGACACGCGGCATACTATCTCGCAATCACAGTTCGAAGTTATGAAAGATGGTGTCGTGGTAATCAACACAGCGCGCGGCTCTCTAATCGATGAAGCAGCGCTAGTTGATGCTCTGAACAATGGGAAAGTCCTATCTGCAGGATTGGATGTCTATGAAGATGAGCCAAGAGTACATCCTGGCCTCATCGGTAATAACCGTGTCATGCTCTTACCGCACATCGGTACGACGACTGTTGAGACTAAGCGGGAGATGGAGTTGCTGGCATTGAGGAATCTTGAATATGCGTTGGATAATGGGGAGTTGTTGACGCCCATTCGGGAGCAGTTCTGA